One segment of Lycium ferocissimum isolate CSIRO_LF1 unplaced genomic scaffold, AGI_CSIRO_Lferr_CH_V1 ctg16166, whole genome shotgun sequence DNA contains the following:
- the LOC132042559 gene encoding extensin-like has product MTDPAASVSTGLKNIVISSDPPETSEHRNTMQHDEHIARLTQEIEDLRGELNRVRDLTNLSVTLQSAPPEPRIVAPNPPRFPSLESPVPEHFPPQNNAPTNNNFPLPNPSSVYTPLQSQPPTHVTCTPPQNQPPTYNTYATPNPPPVNPPNQSQVHTPYIPLPTNTNPLPTTTPLNPPNQLPTNTIYNTPPPIQNTPTAQTYLTKHIQGAHFATPNTQYIPPVYAAKTQAYTNLEESGSSRSRSIRGNGERGKSKRYIAKRDPQSQRSNEKPSSC; this is encoded by the coding sequence ATGACTGATCCAGCCGCATCCGTTTCAACTGGTTTGAAAAATATTGTGATCTCTAGCGATCCTCCCGAGACTTCTGAACATAGAAATACTATGCAACATGACGAACATATCGCCCGTCTGACTCAAGAGATTGAGGACCTACGTGGCGAACTGAATCGGGTTAGGGACCTGACCAATTTATCTGTTACACTCCAAAGTGCACCTCCTGAACCTAGAATTGTCGCACCAAACCCACCCCGTTTTCCATCACTTGAATCTCCAGTCCCTGAACACTTTCCTCCCCAAAATAATGCACCCACCAACAACAACTTTCCTCTACCAAATCCATCATCCGTCTATACTCCTCTACAAAGTCAACCACCCACCCACGTTACCTGTACTCCTCCACAAAATCAACCACCTACCTATAATACTTACGCTACTCCTAATCCACCACCCGTCAacccaccaaatcaatcacaagttCACACTCCTTATATTCCGTTACCTACCAATACTAATCCACTACCTACAACTACTCCTCTGAATCCACCAAACCAACTACCTACaaacaccatttataacacacCACCTCCAATCCAAAACACTCCCACCGCCCAAACTTATCTAACCAAGCATATACAAGGGGCACATTTTGCCACTCCTAACACGCAATATATTCCTCCGGTATATGCAGCGAAAACACAAGCTTATACCAATCTGGAAGAATCAGGTTCCAGCCGAAGTAGATCAATACgaggaaatggagaaagagGCAAAAGCAAACGATACATTGCTAAAAGAGATCCACAATCTCAAAGAAGCAATGAGAAACCTTCAAGTTGCTAG